AAACTTTCCACTCGATATAAATCAGGATTCTTGCGGACAACATCCAGTGTACTTTTACCTATTGAACCGGTTGCACCTAAAATGCAAAGTGATTGCATGGTTATCCCCAAAAGCTATAGATAACAATAAACACAGGTGCCGCTGCTGTTAAGCTATCAATGCGATCTAACACACCACCATGCCCAGGTAGTAACTTACCACTATCTTTGATACCAGCATCACGCTTTAGCATACTTTCACTTAAGTCACCAACCGCTGACGCCAACGCGATAATCGCCGTAAAAAAGGCATATTCCAACCATAGGGAATGAGAAACATCATGATAATAAGAAATGGCTAATACAAATAACACCGCAAACAACACCCCGCCAAGTAAGCCTTCCATTGTTTTATTTGGACTTACATTAGGCATTAATTTGTGTTTTCCAAATGACTTACCAGAGAAGTAAGCGCCAATGTCGGTTGCCCAAACAATGCCTAATACGATGCATATCATCCATGCACCAAAAAATGCGTCTTGCTCATAATTCATATGGCGTAATGCATTTATTGCTAACCATGCCGGTAACAAAGTCAGCAAGCCAAAAGCACCTTTAACGGCAATATTTTTACGCCAAACACGCTGACCGCGAGGATAAATTAAAATAAATGCTAACGATAGCGCCCACCACACAGCGGCTGTTACCACTCCCACTTGGTAGGGCATAGCAAGTTGGTTATCACCCACCCAAATGTTTTCAGCGGGCACCATAAATTGTGTTATTGCCATCACTCCAAATAACAGCACACAGAATGCGATACGCTGTACCTTGCTTGTGAAGCCCATAAATGGCCCCCACTCCCACGCTCCAAGCGTGATGACAACAGCAATAAATAATGAAAAATACAAAGGAGGCAAATAGAAAATAGCCGCAATAACTAATGGAGCTAATAATAATGCTGTAATAATTCGTTGTTTTAACAAAAGGCTATTCCTTAACTTTCTTGCTGCATCAGTGCTTTTATTTGACCACCCGTACAACCAAATCGTCGTTCACGTGACACAAAAGTAGCAACGGCTTCAGAAAATACATCTTCATTAAAATCAGGCCACAATACTTCTGTAAAATACAATTCTGCGTATGCAGCTTGCCATAATAGGAAGTTGCTTATGCGGTAGTCACCGCCTGTTCTAATTAACAAGTCCAATTGAGGCTGGTCTGATAAATTCATAAATTGTGAAAAAGAAGACTCATTAATATCCTGCACCGACATCACGCCATCGGCAACTTGTTGCGCAGCTTGTTGCGCAGCTTGAACAATATCCCACTGGCCGCCATAATTAGCCGCTATATTCAGTGTTAATCCTGTGTTCGTAGCTGTTAAAGCTTCAGCGTCTTTAATCTTCTGCTGCAATTTACTACTAAACTGGGTTTTATCTCCAACCACTTTGAGCTTTACATTGTTTTTGTGTAACTTTTTTACTTCATTGCTCAAAACAAAAATAAATAACTCCATTAGAGTACTTACTTCTTCTTCTGGACGTCGCCAGTTTTCACTACTAAAAGCGAATAAGGTTAGCGACTGAATACCCAACTTATGGCAAAAACGCACAGACTCGCGCACTGACTCAACGCCATTTTTATGGCCCCACACGCGTGGTTTACCTTGTTGCTGAGCCCAGCGCCCATTTCCATCCATAATAATGGCAACATGTTTAGGTAGCGACTGCTGTGCCAAAACCTGTTCTTCAAACGACATAAAAATAGCCTTAGTATAATTACCTGTATTGGGTGGACAGACAGGCTAAGAGCAAATATCCACCTTAACTACCTAACACCTATAAAAAGCGCCGCGTAGTATAACCGAGAGAAGTCCAACTGGCAAAGTTCAAGCGTGGAATTATGAGTTTAGCGGAAATGAGGAGAAATAAAAAATCACACGCTTTTATTAAGACAGTGTAATTCTGGCCTTTTTTCAGCGGGGTGTTATTTAAAGAATAAGTTAAAAAATATACATCACTCTTACGGAAACAAAAAAAGCATACAAATCAATAAGCAATTTACTTATTCGTTGTATGCTTTCCGTTACCGATATGAACTCAATGTAAGTTCATCAATTTCCAAAAGTACGCGCTAGCAATGCTAGGTTACACTTCCATCAACTCAGCTTCTTTATCAGCTAACACTTCTTCCATGCGCTTAATAGCAGCATCAGTTAACTTTTGAATTTCTTCTTCAGACTGGCGCATTTCATCTTCAGTCACTTCTTTATCTTTAAGCAACTGTTTTACATCGCCATTTGCATCACGACGAATATTACGCACCGCTACACGTGCATTTTCAACTTCTGCTTTAACTATTTTAACTAAGTCTTTACGACGTTCTTCAGTTAAAGGCGGTAAAGGTACACGAATCACTGTGCCAGCTGACGCAGGGTTTAAGCCTAGATCAGAACTTAAAATCGCTTTTTCAACAAGTGGCGTTAACGATTTATCAAAAACAGTGATAGCCAGTGTACGAGAATCTTCAGTGATTACATTAGCAACCTGATTCAATGGTGTATCAGCACCATAGTAAGATACTTTTATACCATCCAATAGGCTTGGGTGTGCACGACCTGTACGGATTTTTGATAGCTGGCTTTTTAGCGCTTCTACGCTTTTTCCCATGCGACTTTGCGCATCTTCTTGAATTTCTTTTATCACAGTACGATTCCTATACTTTTTTTGTCTTTAAACTTTTTAAATACGTTAATATTTTGCGTCTAGCGTAATAAGTTACCGCTTACTAATTACGCTAAAAAATGCATTATTCAGCAACTGCGTGGCTAATATGAGTGCCTTCTTCCTCACCCATTACAACGCGCTTAAGTGCACCCGGCTTGTTCATATTAAATACACAGATTGGTAATGAATGATCGCGCGCCAACGTAAATGCGGCCAAGTCCATTACCTTTAATTCTTCATCAATTACTTTGTTATACGTAATATTGTGGTGCAGTGTTGCATCCGGATTGGTTACTGGATCGGCAGAGAACACACCATCAACCTTAGTCGCTTTTAATACTGCATCAGCTTCAATCTCAATACCGCGTAAACATGCTGCCGAGTCTGTAGTAAAAAATGGGTTGCCTGTACCTGCCGCTAAAATAACCACACGGCCAGACTTGAGTAAGCTAATTGCTTCTGCCCAGTTATAGTTATCACAAACACCATTTAATGGTACCGCAGACATCAAACGTGCATTTACAAATGCACGATGAAGCGCATCTCTCATCGCTAGACCATTCATTACGGTTGCAAGCATGCCCATATGGTCACCAACCACCCTGTTCATACCCGCTTTTTCTAGCCCTTCACCGCGGAAGATGTTACCACCGCCAATGACTAGCCCTACTTGAATGCCAAGCTCCATTAACTCTTTTATTTCTTGAGCCATTCGGTCTAGCACTTTAGGATCAATACCGAATCCTTCGTCCCCCATTAATGCTTCACCACTAAGTTTAAGTAATATGCGTCTAAAAGCCGGTTTTGGATTTGTACTCATAATGTTCTCTGTGTAATTGAAGGACTGATTGTGTTTACTTGGCTTACACATTGTATAAGCCAATACCTATTTATACTCGAATCAACATAAATAGGTATTGGAGATACAAAATAACCGCAGGTTAAAAACCGCGGTTATTTTATTGAATCTTATTGGCTATTCAAAGCCTCAAGCATCTTCTTTTCGTAAAAAGAATTAACCTTTAGTCGCAGCGATTTGTGCAGCAACTTCAGCAGCGAAATCTTCTTCTTTCTTTTCGATGCCTTCACCAACTTCTAAACGTACGAACGTAGAAACTGATGCGCCTTTCTCTTTAAGAATTTCACCAACAGTTTTCTTAGGTTCCATGATGAATGCTTGACCAGTAAGAGAGATCTCACCAGTAAACTTCTTCATGCGACCAGTAACCATTTTTTCAGCGATTTCTGCTGGTTTACCTTCGTTCATCGCAATTTCGATTTGAACTTGACGCTCTTTCTCTACGATATCAGCTGGTACATCTTC
This is a stretch of genomic DNA from Flocculibacter collagenilyticus. It encodes these proteins:
- the pyrH gene encoding UMP kinase, translated to MSTNPKPAFRRILLKLSGEALMGDEGFGIDPKVLDRMAQEIKELMELGIQVGLVIGGGNIFRGEGLEKAGMNRVVGDHMGMLATVMNGLAMRDALHRAFVNARLMSAVPLNGVCDNYNWAEAISLLKSGRVVILAAGTGNPFFTTDSAACLRGIEIEADAVLKATKVDGVFSADPVTNPDATLHHNITYNKVIDEELKVMDLAAFTLARDHSLPICVFNMNKPGALKRVVMGEEEGTHISHAVAE
- the uppS gene encoding polyprenyl diphosphate synthase, which codes for MSFEEQVLAQQSLPKHVAIIMDGNGRWAQQQGKPRVWGHKNGVESVRESVRFCHKLGIQSLTLFAFSSENWRRPEEEVSTLMELFIFVLSNEVKKLHKNNVKLKVVGDKTQFSSKLQQKIKDAEALTATNTGLTLNIAANYGGQWDIVQAAQQAAQQVADGVMSVQDINESSFSQFMNLSDQPQLDLLIRTGGDYRISNFLLWQAAYAELYFTEVLWPDFNEDVFSEAVATFVSRERRFGCTGGQIKALMQQES
- the frr gene encoding ribosome recycling factor encodes the protein MIKEIQEDAQSRMGKSVEALKSQLSKIRTGRAHPSLLDGIKVSYYGADTPLNQVANVITEDSRTLAITVFDKSLTPLVEKAILSSDLGLNPASAGTVIRVPLPPLTEERRKDLVKIVKAEVENARVAVRNIRRDANGDVKQLLKDKEVTEDEMRQSEEEIQKLTDAAIKRMEEVLADKEAELMEV
- a CDS encoding phosphatidate cytidylyltransferase; this encodes MLKQRIITALLLAPLVIAAIFYLPPLYFSLFIAVVITLGAWEWGPFMGFTSKVQRIAFCVLLFGVMAITQFMVPAENIWVGDNQLAMPYQVGVVTAAVWWALSLAFILIYPRGQRVWRKNIAVKGAFGLLTLLPAWLAINALRHMNYEQDAFFGAWMICIVLGIVWATDIGAYFSGKSFGKHKLMPNVSPNKTMEGLLGGVLFAVLFVLAISYYHDVSHSLWLEYAFFTAIIALASAVGDLSESMLKRDAGIKDSGKLLPGHGGVLDRIDSLTAAAPVFIVIYSFWG